Sequence from the Macaca thibetana thibetana isolate TM-01 chromosome 20, ASM2454274v1, whole genome shotgun sequence genome:
AAAAATACTCTTATCAGGAAAACTAGATTCAAAGTTGTGGTTACAACTCTACAAAAATATGTACGGAATGACAGGGTGCggtagctcccacctgtaatctcagcactttgggaggccaagggcagaagatcgcttgagcccaggagtttgagaccagcctggacaacacagggagaccctgtctattagctaggcatagtggctcatgcctgtagtcccagttacttgggaggctgaggcaggagtatccctTGATGCCAGaagggcaaggctgcagtgagccatgatcttaccattgcaccctagcctgggcacagagccaggctccatctcaaaaaaaaaaaaaaaaaagtgcagaatGACTAGAGGGGTATATAcctaatgatgaaaataataactacttttttttttttttagtagaagggtcatattttattaaattctcacAAAACCTTCTAAGACTAATATTCCCATTCCACCAATAGATAACTGGAGTGTTACCTCATCAGCAGTGTGTCTGATGCTACACAAGATAGTATCACAGCTAGTGTGCTATTGGGCCTCTGAAAATGTCATATTTAGCCAGTATTTGAGGACTTAGTGTGTGCCGGGTACAGGTCCAGGCACTGGAAAGCTGTTGGTGAGTAAGGCAGCCATAGTTGCTTGAGTCATGGAGTTTATAGACTAGtgggaaaatacatatatatatatataaaatttattttttgagacagggtcttgctctgtcacccaggctggagtgcagtggcaggagcaccgctcattgcagccttggcctccagggcttaagcaatcctctcacctcagccttccaagtgaatgggactataggtgtgtgccaccatgcccagctaatttgtaagaaaattttttgtagaaaccagGTCCCcttctgttgcgcaggctggtctcggaactcctaggctcaagtgatcctcccgcctcagcctttggagtggctggggttataggtatgagccactatgcccgaagcagattatttatttgtttgtttgtttttgtttttgtttttttcgagacagggtctcactccttcTCTAGCAAGaggcccaggctagactgcagtggcacaatcactgctttctgcagcctcaacttcccaggctcagatgattctcctacctcagcctcccaagtagctgtgactataggtgcacaccaccatgcctgccaattttttttttttttaaatttttttggagagacagggtttcaccatgttgcccaggctagtctcgaactcctgggctcaagctatccacacaccttggcctcccaaaatgctaggattacaggcatgagccaccacgcccggcgccCGAAGCAGATATTTAAATGAACACTTATAGTCTGCTGGTGAGAGTGAGTTTAGTGTATTGTAAATAGTTTATTCTAAGTCATTTTTGTTCAGGATATTAGCAAATGTTTTCAGAAGTCAGTatgtttaagaaattaaatttgaaacttcaactttttaatttttaggtttaAAAATATCCTTGTTTTGCTGAAGGAACACATTTGCTGATATAGTTTCAGAATGTCAAGTACTGTGTCCTACTGGATCTTAAATTCTACAAGGAACAGCATTGCCACACTGCAAGGGGGCAGACGCTTATACTCCAGGTATGTCTCAAATaggaataaattaaaatggaGGCTCTTTTCCCGGGTGCCACCCACCCTAAACAGTTCCCCATGTGGTGGCTTCACTCTGTGCAAAGCCTACAGACACACATCAACAGAGGAAGATGATTTTCACTTGCAACTCAGCCCTGAGCAGATAAACGAAGTGCTTCGAGCTGGCGAATCAGCCCACAAGATTCTTGACCTTGAAAGTAGAGTTCCAAATTCAGTGTTGCGGTTTGAGAGCAATCAGCTGGCTGCCAATTCACCAGTGGAGGACCGGCGAGGTGTAGCCTCCTGCCTGCAAACCAATGGACTAATGTTTGGCATCTTCGATGGACATGGCGGTCATGCATGTGCCCAAGCAGTGAGTGAGAGGCTCTTCTACTATGTGGCAGTGTCCCTGATGTCCCACCAGACCCTGGAGCACATGGAGGGAGCTATGGAAAGCATGAAACCCTTGCTGCCCATCCTGCATTGGCTCAAGCACCCAGGGGACAGTATCTACAAGGATGTCACATCCGTGCATCTTGACCACCTCCGTGTCTATTGGCAGGAACTGCTTGACTTGCATATGGAAATGGGACTAAGCATTGAAGAAGCATTAATGTACTCCTTCCAGAGACTGGATTCTGACATCTCGCTGGAAATCCAGGCCCCTCTGGAAGATGAGGTGACAAGGAACCTGTCACTCCAGGTTGCTTTCTCTGGGGCAACAGCTTGCATGGCCCATGTTGATGGAATTCACTTACACGTGGCAAATGCTGGTGACTGCCGAGCCATCCTTGGTGTCCAGGAGGACAATGGCATGTGGTCTTGTCTGCCCCTTACCCGTGACCACAATGCCTGGAACCAGGCCGAGCTGTCCCGGCTAAAGAGGGAGCACCCTGAGTCAGAGGACAGGACAATCATCATGGAGGATAGGCTGCTGGGTGTCCTCATCCCCTGCAGGGCCTTTGGGGATGTTCAGCTGAAGTGGAGTAAAGAGTTGCAGCGCAGCGTTCTGGAGAGGGGCTTCAATACTGAGGCCCTCAACATTTACCAGTTCACACCCCCACACTACTACACTCCACCCTACCTGACTGCTGAGCCTGAGGTCACATACCACAGGCTGAGGCCCCAGGATAAGTTCCTTGTGCTGGCCTCAGATGGCCTGTGGGACATGCTGAGCAATGAGGACGTGGTAAGGCTGGTAATGGGGCACCTGACTGAGGCAGATCAGCACAAGACAGACCTGGCCCAGAGACCCGCCAACTTGGGGCTCATGCAGAGCCTGCTGCTGCAGAGGAAAGCCAGCGGGCTCCACGAGGCTGACCAAAATGCAGCCACGCGGCTGATCAGACATGCAATCGGGAACAATGAGTatggggagatggaggcagagcgGCTGGCAGGGATGCTGACATTGCCAGAGGACTTGGCGAGGATGTACAGGGATGATATCACTGTCACTGTGGTATATTTTAACTCAGAATCAATCGGTGCATATTACAAGGGGGGTTAAGAATCTCCCATCCTATTGTCAAGGTTAACATAAATGCTCTTCTAAAACGTTTCACTTACTCTTAAACTAGCTATCCAAACCTTACTATTAAAAGCGCAGGCAGGTTTAATTTGCTAAATAGACTAAcaggaggaagaaacaaagaaacaaacagcctaactttaaaaaacagttaaataGCAGTGATTTCATGTCCGTGTATGTCTGATCAAGTCTTATATGCAGAGAGGACAGAGCATAAAGTCTACAGAATTGGTTTGGGCTCATGTAACCCAAGTCGTTTGATAAAGATGTGAAACTGTGTCAGCCTTGAGCCTTCAAAGGGTAAATTTAATCATGATTCTGAGAATAAAGAACTTCAGGATCTTGTGAGGTCTTGCCACAAAAATCTGCAAATTCAATAATTCTCCTGAATTCACAATCATGGACTTCTAGATTATGAAGAGATactttatttgtttgtcttttatttaaattactaaGGCCTAGGTTTACAAAGCATACTACAGGACACTTTTCTATGCAATATcctaacttttttgtgtgtgattatgGTTATGAGAAATTTTGTAATACTACATTCTAGCTCTGTTTTcgtttattttaaaactgaatccTTAAGCTTGCAAACACGCCTACTGTAAGCATGCTTGGAATgacttgttttgattttcagcTGATAGGATCTATGCCTCTGGACCAGCTGAATTTACTGTTGCAGCTTTTGGTTCCCTCTACTGAGTCCCATTCCAGAAACTTTGAGCCATGCTAGTAGGTAACTAGTCTATGCCTTAACTCCCGACCTTTCCTGCATTAGTAAAATTTCCTCCTGGGCTGAGCCTTTGGGGGTTGATTCACAGCATTTAAAGCTTTCTGATTATACCTCTCAAATATTCTTCTGTCAATTCCACACAATCCTTCTACCTCTGCTATGCTGAATCCCTCATTTACCCTGCACCTGCCAACTACAAAATACTGTCTGAAAGAATTTTTCACATGTTCCTGCTGCCTATGGCtgcaggaaaggagaaaatgtgaTTGCATATGGTAGTTGTGGTGATAGATGTTTAGACAGGACAGGTTTATTTAGCAGATGGTGGACTTAAGATTCAATCTCTATCTGGAGAGGTGAAAACACAAAAGGCTTAAGGACAACAGTTTCTAACCAAGGTTCTCTGAATCCTTTCCTGagaggtggtggggaggagggagaagtgaGACTTATCAGATGGGACACTTGCCCTAAGACTGTGGGATAAACCACCATTGCTAGTCCTCAACTTTAAACCATATTTAGTATAGGAGTtggggcaaaaataaaaaataatttgtaatggTTTCTGTGGGCTGTAGACTCTTTGTATTTACTTGGAAATTCGTCATGTGGATACGTTTTTGGAGATGAATTTCATCTCACGAGTTGCTGTGGGATTTAAACAACAGGAAATATGTCCCTAAATGGGAACAAATATAATCCCACAAAACCAACAATTTTATTTGCTTCTACTACATCAGGCAGAATTCTTCAATTAAGTTGAACTACATTTGTTGATCCCTTTTCTCAACTTACCCCTTTATGCCACCcactgaaaagaaaagcaaatagctAGGTCTGGCTTCCTGTTTTTTGTCTACGTCCCAGCTGACATTCAGTCAAATGCTGGGATACTTCTAATTTGGTGGTGTTTCTCTGTACATTTTTCAGTGCAACTGTTTAGTCATGTGTTTTCATCTAAGAAATTCTCTTTTGAATATTTAAGCCTTGATGCTTTTATTCTGAAACCATTAATATtcc
This genomic interval carries:
- the PDP2 gene encoding pyruvate dehydrogenase [acetyl-transferring]-phosphatase 2, mitochondrial produces the protein MSSTVSYWILNSTRNSIATLQGGRRLYSRYVSNRNKLKWRLFSRVPPTLNSSPCGGFTLCKAYRHTSTEEDDFHLQLSPEQINEVLRAGESAHKILDLESRVPNSVLRFESNQLAANSPVEDRRGVASCLQTNGLMFGIFDGHGGHACAQAVSERLFYYVAVSLMSHQTLEHMEGAMESMKPLLPILHWLKHPGDSIYKDVTSVHLDHLRVYWQELLDLHMEMGLSIEEALMYSFQRLDSDISLEIQAPLEDEVTRNLSLQVAFSGATACMAHVDGIHLHVANAGDCRAILGVQEDNGMWSCLPLTRDHNAWNQAELSRLKREHPESEDRTIIMEDRLLGVLIPCRAFGDVQLKWSKELQRSVLERGFNTEALNIYQFTPPHYYTPPYLTAEPEVTYHRLRPQDKFLVLASDGLWDMLSNEDVVRLVMGHLTEADQHKTDLAQRPANLGLMQSLLLQRKASGLHEADQNAATRLIRHAIGNNEYGEMEAERLAGMLTLPEDLARMYRDDITVTVVYFNSESIGAYYKGG